From a region of the Eriocheir sinensis breed Jianghai 21 chromosome 25, ASM2467909v1, whole genome shotgun sequence genome:
- the LOC127003284 gene encoding peroxisomal sarcosine oxidase-like isoform X2, producing the protein MEMLRAATVVVGGGVHGSSAAYHLAKAGQDTILLEQFPLPHSRGSSHGQTRIIRLANYGVPQLTALMADSFGMWRKIEQEAGVSLVRSSPMLVVTDDAKMMARVERSVREGGDTPQRPRLSEVNRKYGSNLPAGNLTLIDPSAGVLMADKCVATLQRLFREAGGRVVDEWPVERVEVGPGGAVEVRGPRGRVRAERIVLCPGPWAGPLLAKMGVHLPLEVRRISVFYWRIKDQATPTVSFVHYGNEYHNYGLAQLEYPGLMKLVQHTGPVISSPEQRDQRGASREQRTKMQQYVREHWPTLHPEPVIEESCLYTMTPDEEFVIDSHPSHPNVVFACGFSGTGFKTAPAVGDNLCRLVLGRAPRHDLSAFRASRFAPRSRM; encoded by the exons ATGGAAA TGCTGAGggcggcgacggtggtggtgggcgggggaGTGCACGGGAGCAGCGCCGCCTACCACCTGGCCAAAGCGGGGCAGGACACTATTCTCTTGGAGCAG TTCCCGCTCCCACACTCCCGCGGCAGCAGTCACGGGCAGACGCGCATTATTCGACTGGCCAACTACGGCGTTCCGCAACTCACTGCACTCATGGCGGACTCCTTCGGCATGTGGAGGAAGATCGAGCAGGAGGCGGGCGTGTCGCTGGTCAG GTCCTCCCCCATGCTGGTAGTGACCGATGACGCCAAGATGATGGCCCGGGTGGAGAGGTCAGTGCGGGAGGGAGGTGACACGCCCCAGCGCCCCCGTCTCAGCGAGGTCAACAGGAAATACGG CTCCAACCTGCCCGCGGGGAACCTGACCCTCATTGACCCCTCCGCCGGTGTTCTGATGGCCGACAAGTGTGTGGCGaccctgcag CGGCTGTTCCGGGAGGCAGGGGGTCGCGTGGTGGACGAGTGGCCGGTGGAGAGAGTGGAGGTGGGGCCTGGCGGGGCGGTGGAGGTGCGGGGACCGAGGGGGCGTGTGAGGGCGGAGAGGATCGTCCTGTGTCCTGGGCCGTGGGCAGGTCCGCTCCTGGCCAAGATGGGCGTGCACCTGCCGCTTGA GGTGAGGCGAATCTCGGTCTTCTATTGGCGGATCAAGGACCAGGCCACGCCCACCGTCTCCTTCGTGCACTACGGGAATGAGTACCACAACTACGGCCTTGCCCAGCTCGAATACCCCGGGCTGATGAAG CTGGTACAGCACACTGGGCCGGTCATCAGCAGCCCGGAGCAGAGGGACCAGCGGGGGGCCTCGCGGGAGCAGCGGACCAAGATGCAGCAGTACGTTAGGGAGCACTGGCCCACCCTGCACCCCGAGCCCGTCATCGAGGAATCCTGCCTCTACACG ATGACGCCGGATGAGGAGTTTGTGATCGATTCTCATCCGTCTCATCCAAACGTCGTCTTCGCCTGCGGGTTTTCAG GTACTGGCTTTAAGACGGCCCCGGCAGTCGGCGACAACCTGTGCCGCCTGGTCCTCGGCCGCGCCCCCCGCCACGACCTGTCCGCGTTCAGAGCCTCGAGGTTCGCGCCGCGGAGCAGGATGTGA
- the LOC127003284 gene encoding peroxisomal sarcosine oxidase-like isoform X1, which translates to MHLALVISVLRAATVVVGGGVHGSSAAYHLAKAGQDTILLEQFPLPHSRGSSHGQTRIIRLANYGVPQLTALMADSFGMWRKIEQEAGVSLVRSSPMLVVTDDAKMMARVERSVREGGDTPQRPRLSEVNRKYGSNLPAGNLTLIDPSAGVLMADKCVATLQRLFREAGGRVVDEWPVERVEVGPGGAVEVRGPRGRVRAERIVLCPGPWAGPLLAKMGVHLPLEVRRISVFYWRIKDQATPTVSFVHYGNEYHNYGLAQLEYPGLMKLVQHTGPVISSPEQRDQRGASREQRTKMQQYVREHWPTLHPEPVIEESCLYTMTPDEEFVIDSHPSHPNVVFACGFSGTGFKTAPAVGDNLCRLVLGRAPRHDLSAFRASRFAPRSRM; encoded by the exons TGCTGAGggcggcgacggtggtggtgggcgggggaGTGCACGGGAGCAGCGCCGCCTACCACCTGGCCAAAGCGGGGCAGGACACTATTCTCTTGGAGCAG TTCCCGCTCCCACACTCCCGCGGCAGCAGTCACGGGCAGACGCGCATTATTCGACTGGCCAACTACGGCGTTCCGCAACTCACTGCACTCATGGCGGACTCCTTCGGCATGTGGAGGAAGATCGAGCAGGAGGCGGGCGTGTCGCTGGTCAG GTCCTCCCCCATGCTGGTAGTGACCGATGACGCCAAGATGATGGCCCGGGTGGAGAGGTCAGTGCGGGAGGGAGGTGACACGCCCCAGCGCCCCCGTCTCAGCGAGGTCAACAGGAAATACGG CTCCAACCTGCCCGCGGGGAACCTGACCCTCATTGACCCCTCCGCCGGTGTTCTGATGGCCGACAAGTGTGTGGCGaccctgcag CGGCTGTTCCGGGAGGCAGGGGGTCGCGTGGTGGACGAGTGGCCGGTGGAGAGAGTGGAGGTGGGGCCTGGCGGGGCGGTGGAGGTGCGGGGACCGAGGGGGCGTGTGAGGGCGGAGAGGATCGTCCTGTGTCCTGGGCCGTGGGCAGGTCCGCTCCTGGCCAAGATGGGCGTGCACCTGCCGCTTGA GGTGAGGCGAATCTCGGTCTTCTATTGGCGGATCAAGGACCAGGCCACGCCCACCGTCTCCTTCGTGCACTACGGGAATGAGTACCACAACTACGGCCTTGCCCAGCTCGAATACCCCGGGCTGATGAAG CTGGTACAGCACACTGGGCCGGTCATCAGCAGCCCGGAGCAGAGGGACCAGCGGGGGGCCTCGCGGGAGCAGCGGACCAAGATGCAGCAGTACGTTAGGGAGCACTGGCCCACCCTGCACCCCGAGCCCGTCATCGAGGAATCCTGCCTCTACACG ATGACGCCGGATGAGGAGTTTGTGATCGATTCTCATCCGTCTCATCCAAACGTCGTCTTCGCCTGCGGGTTTTCAG GTACTGGCTTTAAGACGGCCCCGGCAGTCGGCGACAACCTGTGCCGCCTGGTCCTCGGCCGCGCCCCCCGCCACGACCTGTCCGCGTTCAGAGCCTCGAGGTTCGCGCCGCGGAGCAGGATGTGA
- the LOC127003284 gene encoding peroxisomal sarcosine oxidase-like isoform X3 — MADSFGMWRKIEQEAGVSLVRSSPMLVVTDDAKMMARVERSVREGGDTPQRPRLSEVNRKYGSNLPAGNLTLIDPSAGVLMADKCVATLQRLFREAGGRVVDEWPVERVEVGPGGAVEVRGPRGRVRAERIVLCPGPWAGPLLAKMGVHLPLEVRRISVFYWRIKDQATPTVSFVHYGNEYHNYGLAQLEYPGLMKLVQHTGPVISSPEQRDQRGASREQRTKMQQYVREHWPTLHPEPVIEESCLYTMTPDEEFVIDSHPSHPNVVFACGFSGTGFKTAPAVGDNLCRLVLGRAPRHDLSAFRASRFAPRSRM, encoded by the exons ATGGCGGACTCCTTCGGCATGTGGAGGAAGATCGAGCAGGAGGCGGGCGTGTCGCTGGTCAG GTCCTCCCCCATGCTGGTAGTGACCGATGACGCCAAGATGATGGCCCGGGTGGAGAGGTCAGTGCGGGAGGGAGGTGACACGCCCCAGCGCCCCCGTCTCAGCGAGGTCAACAGGAAATACGG CTCCAACCTGCCCGCGGGGAACCTGACCCTCATTGACCCCTCCGCCGGTGTTCTGATGGCCGACAAGTGTGTGGCGaccctgcag CGGCTGTTCCGGGAGGCAGGGGGTCGCGTGGTGGACGAGTGGCCGGTGGAGAGAGTGGAGGTGGGGCCTGGCGGGGCGGTGGAGGTGCGGGGACCGAGGGGGCGTGTGAGGGCGGAGAGGATCGTCCTGTGTCCTGGGCCGTGGGCAGGTCCGCTCCTGGCCAAGATGGGCGTGCACCTGCCGCTTGA GGTGAGGCGAATCTCGGTCTTCTATTGGCGGATCAAGGACCAGGCCACGCCCACCGTCTCCTTCGTGCACTACGGGAATGAGTACCACAACTACGGCCTTGCCCAGCTCGAATACCCCGGGCTGATGAAG CTGGTACAGCACACTGGGCCGGTCATCAGCAGCCCGGAGCAGAGGGACCAGCGGGGGGCCTCGCGGGAGCAGCGGACCAAGATGCAGCAGTACGTTAGGGAGCACTGGCCCACCCTGCACCCCGAGCCCGTCATCGAGGAATCCTGCCTCTACACG ATGACGCCGGATGAGGAGTTTGTGATCGATTCTCATCCGTCTCATCCAAACGTCGTCTTCGCCTGCGGGTTTTCAG GTACTGGCTTTAAGACGGCCCCGGCAGTCGGCGACAACCTGTGCCGCCTGGTCCTCGGCCGCGCCCCCCGCCACGACCTGTCCGCGTTCAGAGCCTCGAGGTTCGCGCCGCGGAGCAGGATGTGA